The Coffea arabica cultivar ET-39 chromosome 6e, Coffea Arabica ET-39 HiFi, whole genome shotgun sequence genome contains the following window.
CTCAGGGGAAGTTTGCCAGAGTTTCCCAACCAGGGGTCCTTCACCGAGATCATCCTCAGTGAGACAAACTTTTCAGGTTCTTTACCAGACTCTATCGGAAACCTTCAAGCGTTGTCTAGGATAGATTTGCGGACTTCCAATTTCAGCGGACCAATTCCTGCCAATTTGTCGAATCTTGAAAATGTGGTCTACCTTGACTTATCACATAACAAGTTCAATGGTTCTGTTCCATCATTCCAGATGTCCAAGAAGCTCGTGCATGTAGACCTGTCCCATAATTCTTTTACTGGTCCTGTTCCTTTCGCCCAATATGCAGATCTCAGAGATCTTGAATCCATTAACATGGGGTATAATTCCCTGACAGGGAACATTCCCTTGTCTCTGTTTACTCTCCCGTCCTTGCAAAAACTCAAACTTTCTAATAACAAGTTTGATGGTCTGATGAACGAAATTCCCAATGCTAGCTCCTCTTTACTTGATGTACTGGATCTCAGTAGCAACTATCTTGGAGGATCCATTCCAAAGTTCATTTTTGAACTCAAAAGGCTTTCTGTCCTCTCACTTTCATGGAACACTTTTAGTGGAACTGTAAGTCTAGAAATGTTCCAGGGGCTCCCTCATCTTTCTGAACTTGACCTTTCTTACAACAATTTGTCAATAGATGCACTAGCAATACAGGTACAATCTTATCCTCGTTTCCACAATTGTCTGTACTGATGTTGGCTTCTTgtaatctgaaaattttccCTGATGTAATAAAGAATCAATCCGGAACGATACTTTTAGACCTATCATTGAACCATATCACAGGGCAGATTCCAAACTGGATTTGGGATGTTGGAGGAGGATATCTTCGGCAGCTAAACCTTTCTTTCAATCTTTTAGCAGAAATTCAAAAGCCGTACACCATTCCTTCTGCTCTCCTTGTGCTAGACTTACATGCCAATCAGCTCAGGGGTGAAATACCCACTCCACCGCTGCAATTCATATATCTAGACTACTCTAGCAACAATTTTAACCCATCTATTCCACCCAACATAGGTGATTACTTGTCCTATGctgttttcctttctctttcaaaTAATAGCATCACTGGAGCTATCCCTGAATCCATATGCAATGCAACTTATATAGAAGTTCTTGATTTGTCTAAAAATGCCCTGAGTGGTAAATTACCAGCTTGTATTCTAGGAATGGAGTTTCTTGGGGTATTAAACCTAGGGGAAAATAACCTTCACGGTCTGATTCCTAATGCATTCCCAGACAAATGTAGCCTAAGAACCTTAGACCTCAGGATGAATGCCCTTGAAGGGAAGATACCAAGATCGTTGCAAAATTGCAAACAGTTGCAAGTTCTCAATGTTgggaaaaataaaatggaaGACACATTTCCATGCATGTTGATGAAAGCAACAGATTTGCTAGTCCTTGTTCTGCGATCCAACAGGTTTCAAGGTGAAACTGTCTGTCCTCGGTACAATCACAGTTGGACAAGTCTTCAAATTTTGGACATTGCTCACAACAACTTTAGTGGTGCTTTGTCCCCAAAACACTTCTTCAATTGGAGAGTAATGATGACTGAGGAAGATAATGAAGCAAAGTACCTGCAATTTGGCTTCATGGAACTCAGTAACTTATATTACAAGGATGCTGTGACACTGACTATTAAAGGGCTTGAACTCGAGCTTGTTAAGATTCTGAGAGTGTACAAAGTTATTGATTTCTCAGGCAATAAATTCCACGGGCAGATACCGATGACAATTGGAGAACTCAAACAACTTTACATTCTCAACTTATCTCACAATTCCCTCACTGGCATGATTCCAGAAGCAATCGGAAACTGCACTCAGCTTGGTGTATTAGACCTCTCAATGAACCAGCTAACCGGGATGATTCCGGTAAAGCTTGCAGGCCTtacatttctttcatttttgaaCCTGTCCTATAACCAGTTGTCAGGAGAAATCCCAGTTGGCCGCCAACTCCAAACATTCACAGATGCTTCCTTTTATGGAAACAGAGGTCTCTGCGGATTTCCCCTAAGCATAAGCTGCAACAAGTCAGAAGCCAATGGATTGTCATGGATAAATGCATCATTCGAGTCTGAGAGGGACTCTTCCAGGAATGAGATTGAGTGGGAGTACGTTAGTGCTGCCTTGGGATTTAGTGTAGGGTTAGGAATCATTTCCTGGCTGAACTTTTCTAGTCCAAGATGGTGGGAAAAGTTTATTGCACTTGTCCTTCAACTCCTCCTGAGGATTCTGCATCGGCAGGTCAGACAAAAGTACTGCAGGACTCCAATTCGGAGACTTTAGGACTTATCAATGCTTTCATAAAGTTTCATTGGCTTGTTTTGTAATAGTAGTGTGCAATaaattattaataatttttattttttgcatttctttcactaattttaaaaatataaattgttGTGATGAGTTGATGTGACTTATTTCATGCCAGATTTTAATGCGGAAACTCGAATATCAGCTTTTCCAATTTCCAGCATCATCTTTAACCTACTttttacaccaaaaaaaaattaaaattttataaaaagtcATTTTTACAAGTTTTTCATGTAAAGAACTACCATTATTatcgtttggattgctatttttaagatttttttgtagaaaaatgtatTGTAGTGATTTGATATACATGAACTAAAAAAGTAATTGCAAGATGTGTTTgtggaaaatataaaaatttttctgcagaaaatcacaatccaaatttaatATACATGTGTTTGTGATTTTCTGCAGAAAAATTTCTGGAGggatttttaattttcttgattcaatgaTCCTTACCCTATTTCTGAAGCCATCAACAGCAATTGTAATTTTTACCATTTCTATAAATATACTGAAAGAAATACACATACTGTAACTTTGTATAGAGGATAAGCATTACAACTTGCCAATGAAACTGAACTTCTAACAATCAAGAAGTAACCCTCTCTGTTTCTGCAATGGGAAAAGGCGAACTGCTGGATATCTTTCCAATATGATTCAAGCCTTTATGGCTGTAATCAAAGTGAAACTTTTGGATTTTTCGTTAGATGTAACAGTCAATCTGAATAgttaaactttcaaataaaattatgATGAGGATATTTTTAAATCACCCATCAATTTAAGGTTAACTTCCGAATAAAATCTGAAGGCAAATTATACTAAggttaaaatgaaatttttgaaaaaaaaaattcacacttgcttcGTCCTTAATGCTACCattgtaataaaaaaaatgcttaTATATTTTTGTCTCATACAAAGGACAAAAACAAATCACAAAAGCAAATATTCGTTTGAATTACTATATTCTAgagttttgtgaaaaaaatatattgtaacgATGTAacatatgtatgtgagataaacaAGTGATTAAAAAAAGATATCCtacaaaatgatttttttttttaaagttgtaatccaaagttttttttttaaattacagatagaattgaagaagaagcaaacacataattttttttttaattttaaattacattattttaaaagtgagggactaCAAAAGTGTAAACACCAATTGCTTGGAAagcaatttttcaaaagaaaaattgctacgtttttcatgaatacattttttagtcacatttttatctcatatatatcaaatcgttacattaatttttttttaataaaaaatccagaaaaatgcaatccaaacaaattcaTCTATTTTCCCCTGAGAATAAACACCAATTGcatttggttgcacaaaaaaattttaactgcATTTGGATtggtcattttttgaaaaataatatacaatgttacagtaatacacaaataaaaataatcacaaaaataccaaaaataacctcaaaaacacaaaaaaaaataatttcaaaaacaccaaaaacatGCTCAAAAATCTCATCAacagtaaaaaaattttcacttacattactatagtaaaatattttaaaaacattcTAAAATACAAACCCGAGTGTTTTTGTCTTCTTCCAGTTTTTTGTTTGATAAGAAAACCTTGGGGATGGGGTCCCACCTCATAACGCTCCCCAAGATTTGAATCCCTTTTCCGAAGCGCGAAAACTCAAACCTCTCACCGCTTTTaaaacacacactcacacagTAGATTCACGCTctcccacacacacacacacagagcaCTGACCCAGGTACTCTCGAACTTCTCGATTCTAGACTTTAGACGACGacaatctttttctcttttcagagAATAATGATAATATAGTGTAtaatttatttatcttttttttttcaaagtgtATAATTTTATCCGTACCAGTTAATGGAATCGAATGGTAAGTATCGGAAGGAAATCGCAATTTAGTTAATTAATTTCGTAATCATTGTAataattcttgatttaattgCCTTcactttgaattttgaatttgcagCTTTTTagatatataatatataattagtaGGCCTGTTGGCTGTTGACTGCGTTAATTTCGAAGCAAATTATATAGTGGTACTTAGTACTAATTAATCTACTTTAGCACTCCAAAGCCTGCGGTGCATGCACTTTTCAACGTATGTATGCATCTTTTTCGATGCTTCATTTGAGTTTAGGGGCTTGGTTTCTCTTGTAAGTTTTcaacgttttttttttctgcttttggtTTCCGATTAATTTCAGTAATGAATTTAATCTTTTTTAAATTTGTGTTCTAATTCTGCAGTGGACGTTAATCTTGAAGCTCCAGGTCCAGGTATataattatccctttttttttttgtttttccccctttttaatTATCATTATTGTTTTAAATCTACTTGTACTTCCACTATACTTGGAGGAAAATGTGTTGGTGATTGCTGCACGAAAAAgttcagatttttctttttagatacttttatttattttttcttttttacggTTCTTTCCCTatatttgattgaaaatgaGAGTATTTAGACAGTGAAAATGAAGTGGAAACATCAGAAATTTGACTAGGGAAGTTTAGTTACCGATTAAATGGAGCCTTCTGTAGTTAAATCTTACTGTCATGAAGAATGGTGTTAGATTTTAGCAATGTATCACTTGTCTGTAGAAACTCTTTTACCATTGGTGATTACAGTGATGCTCTGGTTCTTGAAGGACAAGCATGGATGGGATTTTGCAGCTTAGAGCTGCGGTTTGACGGAAAGATTGAAATGGGTTCGGAGTATAGAGGTTAAGGAGATGAAGACACAAATAAATATGGTGAAAGGGAAAGGAACTGCGAGGGTGAGTAGTCAGCAGGCGGCTTTCGAGCTAAAACAGCGCGTGGTTCTTGCCTTGAATAAGATTGCTGATAGGGATACTTATCAAATTGGGATTGAAGAGCTCGACAAGGCAATCGAATGCTTAACCCCAGATGGgctttcctcatttttctcttgCATATTGGACACTGATTCGGTGCAAAAGAGTGCAGTTCGTAAGGAATGTATTCGATCCATGGCTTCACTAGCAACATACTATGAAGGCCTAGTATTGCCCTACTTAGGGAAGATGGTTGCTAGCATTGTTAAACGGCTCAAGGATTCAGACACTGTGGTGAGAGATGCTTGTGTGGATACAATGGGTGTATTGGCTTCCAAGTTTGGTAGTGATGAGGGTGGAAATAATGGACTTTTTGTTGCTCTAGTGAAGCCTCTATTTGAAGCGTTGGGTGAACAGAATAAGCAAGTACAGTCTGGTTCGGCATTATGTTTGGCAAGGGTCATTGATAATATCAGTGATCCCCCAGTGTCAATATTGCAGAAGATGTTAGCAAGGACTGTTAAGTTGCTCAAGAACCCACATTTCATGGCAAAACCAGCTGTCATAGAACTGAACAGAAGTATCATTCAGGTCTATTTATTTCTTACTGCAAGGTTATTTTTCCATGtctattttctttattcaatgCTTCATTATAGTACTTGTGgattcaaaatcagaaaaaaaaaataaagaacttTTTCATTTTGGCTAATAGCATTACAGATTGAATGACCAAGTGAAAATTTTCCTGCTGTCTATCAGCATCTATCTCTTTTTTAATGACCCATTATGGACACTGACTATAATTTAAAACCAGCCCAACCCAAACGGAAAAGAGAAAGGGTGTTAATGTCTTGATAATTACTTTTGGAACATGAGTATTATATTTTCTATTTGATTCATATATATCTGAATGATTTTAGTGTACCATTCAGGCTGGTGGTGCTTCCACACATAGTTCGTTATCTGCAGCCATTGCTAGTATCCAAGAAGCTCTCAAGAATAGTGACTGGATAACACGAAAAGCTGCTTCTGCAGCATTAGGTGATATTGCTTCCAATGGTGGAGCATTCTTTGGCTCTTTCAAGTCTTCTTGCTTGCATTGTCTTGAATCATGTCGCTTCGACAAGGTTAATAATTTCTTGTGACTAAGTAGTTACCACATAGTAGTTAATGCTCCAAGAGCTTCAATTGTGTGAAAAGTTAGTTGGAGTTTTATGTGATCCATCCTTGTTGTTTAGGTTAAACCAGTCAGGGACACAGCACTGCAGGCATTACAAATCTGGAGAAACCTTCCTGGAAGTGATACACCAGAACCATCAGAAGCTGGGTCTTCAGTTAAAGGTCTTATAGATGGTGCCATTATTGTTACTTCCTGTGAGCAATGCAATTTAAAATGTTCCCTTTCGAGTTGCTTTCCAGCGGATAGCTGTTCCTAGCTGTTTTTTCCTCCAAATAATGGTTGACTTTGTTATTATTGTAACAGCATCTAACAGTTATTTGCATTGTGCAGAAAATTTCTATAGAGACGAGTATTCTGATATTGCAAGTGCCTGTACTTCTACACCCAAGGATGCTCGAATTAAGAGAATTGGTACAAACTCAGTCAAGAAAAGGGTCCCTCTCTCTTTCAAAAAATCAGGGGACAATCTTATTGAAAAGGCTCAGCATTCAAAAGCAGGTGATTGGAGTATAGAAATTGCAGTTCCAAAGACTCGTAACATTTCTTTGTCAGATGTTCAATACGAAGAATCTGAGGGTAGTTGTGTTACTAAGACATGTGAAAGAAGTGGTGGTAGGACAAGTACTCAGGATGTGGAATATGAATATGTGCATGCGGATGACAAACAGGAGTGCTCTTCTGCCTCTGCTCATTTTCCCgagaattttgaatctaaagcatTGACAGTTTGTCCTAGTGTCCTTGATGAAGTTAATCTTGTAAAGAAAACAGGTAGAGGTCCACTTTTTACAACTGAAGAAATGAGCACTGAAGAAAAAAGATGCAGGTCCCAAATCCGGGATCGTCATAGCTTGGACTCCACAGTTACTGAATCCAGTTTTCCCACAATGAATGGCTGTTGCTCGAAAACGGCAAATGACATAGCATCCATTCGAAAACAACTTCTGGGGATTGAAAATAAGCAAACAGATCTGATGGATTCGTTGAGGGTAATCTTTTCCAATTTATTGAATACTGTAAATGGTTCAAGCCTCCTTCCTTGTGTTAGTTATCATGCCATCTGGACATGCTATCTATATAaacttttgaaaataaaaagaatactTGTAATAATTTTCAGGACCAAAAAAGTATTATGTTTAATTCAGCAAATACTACTCTACAAGGCAAAATTGTGTTTAGAAGTGTCTGATTGACGAACTTAGGGGAAGGGAAATTTAATTGAGTAAACAGAATAGTCAAGTTTATTATTGCTAGCTTTACCTGCTTAAAGCAGCTAAGACCTAATTATTCTCTTGTTTCTCTTAAAAGTTCTCTTCTTGAATCTGTGTATATAAATGGTTCCATAGCTTTAACTTTCGGACTTAAGAAATTTCTCTGTGCATCTGATATATGTCTTGTTACTCAACATTTTCAGGTTTTCACGTCCAACATTATGGATAGTTTGTCAATGATACAGTTGAAAGTGTCAAGTCTTGAAGATGTGATTGAAGGAATGACACAAGAGCTTTTCAATGGGGGAAGAAGTACAGGTATAGTTGCAGCCACATTTTTGAAGAGAAACTTAGATTCTTGTTCTCCTAGAATCTCTACTTGCATTCCCAGACCATCTGTGGATATATGCAATAGACAGTCTGCATCATTGCCACCAAAAGCTGCGGATACTTGGGAGGAAGAAGCATCTACCAGGAGCAGATCAAGCAATTTTGCTAGACAAGGTGCAGACATATGGACTAATCCATCTCAAAAGTTGAGTAAAAGTACTGTGGGAAAGGGCATCCATGGACATGGTGGCCAAATGAGAAAAGCTGAAAATGTCTTTGCTTCAGTTTCTGCTGTGAACAGTAGACAGCGCGGTGCAGATGGAAAGGATAATCTGTGGAGAGGTGTAAGTGGTTATCTGTCTGAAGGAAATTTTGACTCCGCATATGCAGAAGCTCTTTGCTCTGGGAGTGAGCTTATTTTGTTTGAGCTTCTTGATAGAACAGGTCCTGTACTGGAATATTTATCGGAGAAGACAACCTGTGACCTGTTGAATACTTTGGCATCATATTTatcaaagaaaaaatttgcaacTTCCATTTTCCCTTGGTTGCAGCAGGCAAGTTGCTCTTGATTCCTTCTCTTATTGACTTAAGCACTTCGTTTTCCTTTATCCTTTGTAGGGTGGCCCTTGTCATTTTCTCATCGTGTCCTTCCTGTGTTGTTGCATTAGATGATTTACTCTGATGAATTTGTGGTACGAATAGAATAAAGCCTTAGGTACTAAGTAGGATAAATTTCAACTCATTGCTAGCTCTTGGCATTATTAGAAACCATTTCTCCACTGTTATGTACCATCTCAGCTGACCATTACAAGATAGAGCACATTTCTTGCATAGATTGATAGAAGCGAAGTGTGTGAAGCAAAGTGTGTGATAATGTTTGTATGTGGCTGCAAATGCTGCTTTAATGACCAGTTTCAAGGTTTTCTGAACAATGCTGCTTTGTGAATCATGTAGATTTTCTAAGACATCACTTTAGTTTGTCATGATACcaggaaaagaaaagctctgGCACTATTTAATTTGACTTCATCTTCCTTATAAATTGGTACTAAACTTATTACACTTAGAGTTGCTTTTCTTGTTTAGATAATTGTTTGAGGAGTCCCTGTGGTATCTTTAAGTTCAACAAATTTCGtatctttgtttctttcttgaCTAAGCCGCAATTTATGTAAGTTAGTGCCCACACTAGAAGTTGTTTGATGGCTGCCTTCAATCTCAAAGCAATAGTAAAACTCACCCTATAAGTGGTAAGTGGCTTTGACAGATAAGGTGCTAAACTATGGGTCTGCTTGTGTGGCCATACTGAGAAATGAGGATTTTAATGTGAAAACAGTTTTAAATATTATTCtttacttgaggaatgtagGCTATGCAGCTAAACTTAAACTTTGTCATTTGAAGACCTCAATATTCAACTGGTAAGTGTgttaaataaatggttttactTGGCCTACAATTAATTTTTTCACTTtgggttttttttgggggggggggggggggggggggggaggataGGGTTGTCTGACTGCAGCTCATGGGGAGGTGGTGGAGGAGTTTCATGGATTCCTAAGGACAGTTTTCAAATGCAAAAGGATTGGTATTTTACCTTTATTGATAACTTTCTAGCTCTGGGTTAACACTGTAGACAATGTAGGAATGACATGAAAATCATCACATCATATTACATTTAAGGTTAAATCTTAGAAGAATCATTAGCAACTCTTAACTGTCCATTAGATAGTGATGCCTTTCCATTATGGTCAAGTTTGTTCTGCTGGTATacataaaaagatgattggaaCAAACTCTTTTGACCTCAGGTGGTGGACTTGACTGCCATCCATGGACCCAATTACGTTGTTATTTCTTCAAAAGCAAGGCGTGATTTCCTGTTAGCTGTTCAACAAATTGCCGGTTTGAAATTTTCTAACCCAGTTGAGAGGAGATTTGTGACAGAGCTAGCTATGACATTGCAGCAAATGTGGGGTGAGATGTCTTTTGAATATCCAAATTCTTCCTAAGAAAATCAATTGTAACTGTCTCTACTTTCAGTTTATGTTATAATTTCTTTTTACTTCCTATTGTTGGATGACAGATTGTTGTGTAGTATTAATTATATGCCAAGAAGATAGTTAATAGAGTTTGTCAGATGAGTAAACATTCCATACTATCAACTGTTTACGTTTGAGAGGTTTTCTCTTTGGGGCTGTTGAGGTATATAAGAAAGCCATGGGACTGGTATACAGAGaactttttatttaattttcttaACCTACAATGAATAAGCTTAGgttttttaaaagttttgaaTTCTGAATATTTCTGTGCTTGTACTAATTATTTTAATTGGATTTGATTTAAGGTTAGTACAGATTGAAGTTTCCTTACTCCAGCGCCTTCATTTCTCTATCCTATACTTTTTAAGCgttttatactttttttttttctctttctcatcCTTTTGTTGTCTACCTGGTATATAAATAATCATCTTTGGTGCATTCACTAGCAGCTAGTGAGACTACTTGGTATAATTCTTAATTTATGATCATTAGCCAGTTTACAAGCAACCTGGaaacaaggataacaaaaaGACTTTAGGAGAGGAAGCTTGGTTTCCATATTCCAATGATGATTGTGTCAGATTTTTCTATGACAGTTATCTCGTTTTTTCTTCTTTCGTGTAGGAAAATGCTCCTAGCAAGCAAATGCCCTTGGTGTATTTACAATGCTCCATGTCCATGTGAGGAAGGTGACAAGCCAAAAGCTGATTTGCTATGTAACTTGATTATAAGTTGATTTAGCTTCCCTTTCCTGATAAAACTGCTACTTGTGCTTGCTTACTGGACTGGCTTGGGGGAAGCCTTTGTTTGCTAGAAAGATCCTTAATTTCCAGTGTCCCAAGTATTGATACAATTTGAATGCGTAGGGATGGTTAGACTGCACTTTCTAGTCTACcaacttttgttttccttgtgtCCGGCCGACgggaaaaattcactttttgtctttaaattttgaattaggGACACATTTCAttctcaaatttttaaatgCATCACATATAGtacatgaattaattattttgg
Protein-coding sequences here:
- the LOC113696941 gene encoding receptor-like protein 6, which codes for MAKPPFLLLFLMFFSQILTCIITVGAFGKCLSDQRLTLLQFRDGLLFDSTLSNKLVHWNQSGDCCSWGGVACDVVGHVISLELDNETISVKNEDWKSLFTLRHLERLNLGDNNFDSVEIPEELSNLTRLKCLNLSNTGFTGQIPLGLSRMKSLVTLDLSNRLLDRRIQTKNSPGGLKALFNNLTELRELYLDGVNISAEGSLWCDVFSSLSKLQVLSLTSCHLSGPITSSLLDLSSLTTLTLDNNNLSTVVPEFFSSFTNLTSLSLVSCNLMGKFPEEIFQLPTLQRVLLSDNPFLRGSLPEFPNQGSFTEIILSETNFSGSLPDSIGNLQALSRIDLRTSNFSGPIPANLSNLENVVYLDLSHNKFNGSVPSFQMSKKLVHVDLSHNSFTGPVPFAQYADLRDLESINMGYNSLTGNIPLSLFTLPSLQKLKLSNNKFDGLMNEIPNASSSLLDVLDLSSNYLGGSIPKFIFELKRLSVLSLSWNTFSGTVSLEMFQGLPHLSELDLSYNNLSIDALAIQVQSYPRFNLKIFPDVIKNQSGTILLDLSLNHITGQIPNWIWDVGGGYLRQLNLSFNLLAEIQKPYTIPSALLVLDLHANQLRGEIPTPPLQFIYLDYSSNNFNPSIPPNIGDYLSYAVFLSLSNNSITGAIPESICNATYIEVLDLSKNALSGKLPACILGMEFLGVLNLGENNLHGLIPNAFPDKCSLRTLDLRMNALEGKIPRSLQNCKQLQVLNVGKNKMEDTFPCMLMKATDLLVLVLRSNRFQGETVCPRYNHSWTSLQILDIAHNNFSGALSPKHFFNWRVMMTEEDNEAKYLQFGFMELSNLYYKDAVTLTIKGLELELVKILRVYKVIDFSGNKFHGQIPMTIGELKQLYILNLSHNSLTGMIPEAIGNCTQLGVLDLSMNQLTGMIPVKLAGLTFLSFLNLSYNQLSGEIPVGRQLQTFTDASFYGNRGLCGFPLSISCNKSEANGLSWINASFESERDSSRNEIEWEYVSAALGFSVGLGIISWLNFSSPRWWEKFIALVLQLLLRILHRQVRQKYCRTPIRRL
- the LOC113696052 gene encoding TORTIFOLIA1-like protein 2 is translated as MKTQINMVKGKGTARVSSQQAAFELKQRVVLALNKIADRDTYQIGIEELDKAIECLTPDGLSSFFSCILDTDSVQKSAVRKECIRSMASLATYYEGLVLPYLGKMVASIVKRLKDSDTVVRDACVDTMGVLASKFGSDEGGNNGLFVALVKPLFEALGEQNKQVQSGSALCLARVIDNISDPPVSILQKMLARTVKLLKNPHFMAKPAVIELNRSIIQAGGASTHSSLSAAIASIQEALKNSDWITRKAASAALGDIASNGGAFFGSFKSSCLHCLESCRFDKVKPVRDTALQALQIWRNLPGSDTPEPSEAGSSVKENFYRDEYSDIASACTSTPKDARIKRIGTNSVKKRVPLSFKKSGDNLIEKAQHSKAGDWSIEIAVPKTRNISLSDVQYEESEGSCVTKTCERSGGRTSTQDVEYEYVHADDKQECSSASAHFPENFESKALTVCPSVLDEVNLVKKTGRGPLFTTEEMSTEEKRCRSQIRDRHSLDSTVTESSFPTMNGCCSKTANDIASIRKQLLGIENKQTDLMDSLRVFTSNIMDSLSMIQLKVSSLEDVIEGMTQELFNGGRSTGIVAATFLKRNLDSCSPRISTCIPRPSVDICNRQSASLPPKAADTWEEEASTRSRSSNFARQGADIWTNPSQKLSKSTVGKGIHGHGGQMRKAENVFASVSAVNSRQRGADGKDNLWRGVSGYLSEGNFDSAYAEALCSGSELILFELLDRTGPVLEYLSEKTTCDLLNTLASYLSKKKFATSIFPWLQQVVDLTAIHGPNYVVISSKARRDFLLAVQQIAGLKFSNPVERRFVTELAMTLQQMWGKCS